One Natator depressus isolate rNatDep1 chromosome 3, rNatDep2.hap1, whole genome shotgun sequence DNA segment encodes these proteins:
- the LOC141983757 gene encoding interleukin-17F-like: MAFARHPSLFRTLLLVLILVLSAKPAHGRAVRTVPNKEGGTNEKMSDDCPTQKNSRFPLSVKVNIHISSPSHAIRMAHDVRNRSISPWDYSMTKDPNRFPEVIAEAKCRHYSCVNALGQEDYSMNSVPIQQEILVLRREQRGCQHTYRLEKQLITVGCTCAVPVLHHQS; encoded by the exons ATGGCTTTTGCAAGACACCCCTCACTG TTCAGGACACTGCTGCTGGTGCTGATCCTGGTGCTCTCGGCTAAACCAGCCCATGGGAGGGCTGTACGGACTGTACCCAACAAGGAAGGAGGCACTAATGAGAAAATGAGTGACGACTGCCCGACCCAAAAGAATTCCAGATTCCCTCTAAGTGTGAAAGTCAACATACACATCAGCAGCCCCAGTCATGCTATCAGAATGGCTCATGATGTCAGGAACCGGTCTATATCTCCTTGGGATTACAG CATGACCAAGGATCCCAACCGGTTCCCCGAAGTGATCGCCGAGGCCAAGTGCCGCCATTACAGCTGCGTGAACGCCTTGGGGCAGGAGGACTACAGCATGAACTCCGTCCCCATCCAGCAGGAGATCCTTGTTCTCCGACGGGAGCAGAGAGGCTGCCAGCACACCTACCGGCTGGAGAAGCAGCTCATCACCGTAGGCTGTACCTGCGCTGTGCCTGTTCTCCATCATCAGTCCTAA